The following coding sequences are from one Verrucomicrobiia bacterium window:
- a CDS encoding slipin family protein, whose translation MNLLEKLMSALGWLIPIVVLASLVLPSMIRVLREYERGVIFRLGKLLGAKGPGLILLIPVVDRMVKVDLRVVTIDVPRQEVMTRDNVPVTVDAVVYFRVVDPEAAVVKVEHYLRATALMAQTTLRSVLGQAELDELLAHREKINQTLQEILDRQTDTWGVKVTSVEVRDVVLPDGMKRAMAKQAETERERRAKIINAEGEFQAAEKLVQAAAMISKEPVALQLRFLQTMREISSEHNTTTFLPLPIDLFSAFIKKMEEPPRREG comes from the coding sequence ATGAACCTGCTGGAAAAACTGATGAGCGCTCTCGGCTGGCTCATTCCCATCGTGGTGCTCGCCTCGCTGGTGCTGCCCTCGATGATTCGCGTGTTGCGTGAGTATGAGCGCGGCGTGATCTTTCGGCTGGGCAAACTGCTCGGCGCCAAGGGGCCGGGACTGATCCTCCTCATTCCCGTGGTGGACCGCATGGTCAAAGTGGATTTGCGCGTAGTCACCATTGATGTGCCCCGCCAGGAAGTCATGACGCGGGACAACGTGCCGGTCACCGTGGATGCCGTCGTGTATTTCCGCGTGGTGGACCCGGAAGCCGCAGTCGTCAAGGTGGAGCACTACCTGCGCGCCACGGCACTCATGGCCCAAACCACCCTCCGCAGCGTGCTTGGTCAGGCCGAGCTGGATGAACTCCTCGCCCACCGCGAAAAGATCAACCAGACTTTGCAGGAAATCCTGGACCGCCAGACGGACACCTGGGGCGTCAAGGTGACCTCGGTGGAGGTGCGCGACGTGGTGCTGCCGGACGGCATGAAGCGCGCCATGGCCAAGCAGGCCGAAACGGAGCGCGAACGCCGGGCCAAGATTATCAACGCCGAGGGCGAGTTTCAGGCCGCGGAAAAGCTCGTGCAGGCGGCGGCCATGATCAGCAAGGAGCCGGTGGCCCTGCAACTGCGTTTCCTGCAAACCATGCGCGAAATCTCCAGCGAGCACAACACCACCACCTTCCTGCCCCTGCCTATTGATCTGTTTTCCGCCTTTATCAAAAAAATGGAGGAACCCCCGCGGCGGGAAGGATAA
- a CDS encoding 3-isopropylmalate dehydratase translates to MQSVIKGPVYVVRDNIDTDQIIPAQFLNLVPTIPAEYEKLGSYALWGLPESQYPIRYVKEGQLDSEYPIVIAGRNFGCGSSREHAPIALGSAGCRAVVAESFARIFFRNCVATGELYPCESVERLCDVLKTGEVVTVDLDAGTVTVEATGKVFKLKPLGDVRPVVDAGGLFNYARKTGMIPSRG, encoded by the coding sequence ATGCAAAGTGTTATCAAAGGTCCGGTCTATGTGGTGCGGGACAATATTGACACCGATCAAATCATCCCCGCGCAGTTTTTGAACCTCGTGCCCACCATTCCGGCCGAGTACGAAAAACTGGGCAGCTACGCCTTGTGGGGACTGCCGGAGTCGCAGTACCCCATCCGTTACGTGAAGGAGGGCCAGCTCGACAGTGAATACCCCATCGTCATTGCTGGACGCAATTTTGGCTGCGGCAGCTCGCGGGAGCATGCCCCCATTGCCCTGGGCTCCGCCGGGTGCCGCGCGGTGGTGGCCGAAAGTTTTGCGCGCATCTTTTTCCGCAACTGCGTGGCCACCGGCGAGCTGTATCCCTGCGAAAGCGTGGAGCGCCTTTGTGACGTCCTGAAGACCGGCGAAGTGGTCACTGTGGATTTGGACGCCGGCACAGTCACCGTCGAAGCCACCGGCAAGGTGTTCAAACTCAAACCGCTGGGGGATGTGCGTCCGGTGGTGGATGCTGGCGGGTTGTTCAATTATGCCCGCAAAACCGGCATGATCCCCAGCCGGGGTTGA
- a CDS encoding nodulation protein NfeD, which translates to MVRRLIWGCLLGLACSGWGAERAALIQIKGAIGPATASYIARAIRVAQEAQAQCLIIQLDTPGGLLDSTKDIVQSFYDSPVPTVVYVAPSGASAGSAGCFITLAADIAAMAPNTTIGAAHPVAMGGGGGEQKPDEVMKQKMESFATSFIESIAHRRQRNVEWAKASVRESASLTAEQALEKKVIDLIAKDVADLLQQMDGRPAQGRALKTREAQVQPIPMIMRERVFQMLWRPEIMFILMLMAVYGILGELSNPGAILPGVVGAISLILALYLAAVLPVNVAGVALLLLAVGLFIADIYATTHGVLTVGGVISFFLGALMLFDRTEPFWRLSLGMIIPATVLTTAFFVFVVGAGLKAQFLRTKTGKEGMIGQTAKVIAATGPGAAKVFVEGEYWNALSPVDLAPGQEVEIEAVEGLTLKVKPKPTNPETKP; encoded by the coding sequence ATGGTACGCAGGCTGATTTGGGGATGCCTGTTGGGGCTGGCGTGCAGTGGCTGGGGCGCTGAACGAGCCGCGCTCATCCAAATTAAAGGGGCTATTGGCCCGGCCACGGCCAGTTATATTGCCCGGGCCATCCGTGTAGCGCAGGAGGCCCAAGCCCAGTGCCTGATTATCCAACTGGACACCCCCGGCGGCTTGTTGGACAGCACCAAGGACATTGTGCAGTCCTTCTACGATTCCCCCGTGCCCACCGTGGTTTATGTGGCCCCTTCTGGGGCGAGCGCCGGCAGCGCCGGCTGTTTCATCACCCTGGCGGCGGATATTGCCGCCATGGCCCCCAACACCACTATTGGCGCGGCGCATCCGGTGGCCATGGGCGGCGGCGGAGGCGAGCAGAAACCCGACGAGGTGATGAAGCAGAAAATGGAAAGTTTCGCCACCAGCTTCATTGAGAGCATTGCCCATCGCCGCCAGCGGAATGTGGAATGGGCCAAGGCGTCGGTCCGGGAAAGCGCGAGCCTCACTGCCGAGCAGGCACTGGAAAAGAAGGTGATTGATTTGATTGCGAAAGACGTTGCGGATCTGCTGCAACAAATGGACGGCCGGCCGGCCCAGGGACGCGCCCTGAAAACCAGGGAAGCCCAAGTGCAACCCATTCCGATGATCATGCGGGAGCGCGTCTTCCAGATGCTGTGGCGGCCGGAGATTATGTTCATCCTGATGCTCATGGCGGTGTATGGTATCTTGGGCGAGTTGAGCAATCCGGGCGCCATTCTGCCGGGCGTGGTGGGGGCCATCTCGTTAATCCTGGCGCTCTATCTGGCCGCCGTCCTGCCGGTGAACGTGGCCGGGGTGGCCTTGCTGCTGCTGGCGGTAGGACTGTTTATTGCCGACATTTACGCCACCACCCACGGCGTGCTTACCGTCGGCGGGGTTATCAGCTTTTTTCTGGGGGCCTTGATGCTCTTTGATCGCACGGAGCCGTTCTGGCGGCTCTCGCTGGGGATGATTATTCCGGCCACCGTGCTCACCACCGCATTTTTTGTCTTTGTGGTGGGTGCCGGCTTGAAAGCCCAATTCCTCCGCACCAAGACCGGAAAGGAGGGCATGATCGGCCAGACGGCCAAAGTCATTGCCGCCACGGGCCCCGGGGCGGCCAAAGTTTTTGTGGAAGGTGAATACTGGAACGCCCTCAGCCCGGTGGATCTCGCCCCCGGGCAGGAGGTGGAAATCGAGGCGGTGGAAGGACTGACCTTGAAAGTAAAACCCAAACCCACAAACCCGGAGACCAAACCATGA
- the rpsB gene encoding 30S ribosomal protein S2 encodes MTSEAKIMVGVKELLEAGGHFGHQTRRWNPKMRPFIFDARNGIHIIDLSKTLAQLETACDFLYDTVRKGGSVLFVGTKKQAQEAVKEAAKACGQFFVTERWLGGTLTNFATISNSIKRMKQIEKMDADGTLAGYGKQEQSKIRREHSRLFKYLDGIRDMHRLPAALFVVDVRREHNAVAEAVRMKIPIVAIVDTNCDPDPITYPIAGNDDAIRSVRLILNTVVATIAKARTELEAGRSRQKPAEEVPASAASAPAPVTAASAATAS; translated from the coding sequence ATGACGAGCGAAGCCAAGATCATGGTCGGGGTCAAAGAACTGCTGGAGGCGGGGGGGCATTTCGGGCACCAGACCCGCCGGTGGAATCCCAAGATGCGTCCGTTTATTTTTGACGCGCGCAATGGCATCCACATTATCGATTTGAGCAAGACGCTGGCCCAGTTGGAGACGGCATGCGACTTTTTGTATGACACGGTGCGCAAGGGCGGTTCGGTGCTGTTTGTGGGCACCAAGAAACAGGCGCAGGAGGCGGTGAAGGAAGCGGCCAAGGCCTGCGGGCAGTTTTTTGTCACCGAACGCTGGCTGGGCGGCACGTTGACGAATTTTGCGACCATCAGCAACTCCATCAAGCGGATGAAGCAGATTGAAAAGATGGATGCCGATGGCACGCTGGCCGGCTACGGCAAGCAGGAGCAGTCGAAAATCCGGCGCGAGCACAGCCGGTTGTTCAAGTACCTGGATGGCATTCGCGACATGCACCGTCTGCCGGCGGCCCTGTTTGTGGTGGACGTGCGCCGCGAGCACAACGCCGTGGCGGAGGCGGTGCGGATGAAGATTCCCATTGTGGCGATTGTGGATACCAATTGCGATCCCGATCCGATTACTTATCCCATTGCCGGCAACGACGATGCCATCCGCTCGGTGCGGTTGATCCTGAACACCGTGGTGGCCACCATCGCCAAGGCGCGGACGGAACTTGAGGCCGGCCGCTCCCGGCAGAAGCCAGCAGAGGAAGTGCCGGCCTCGGCGGCGTCGGCGCCGGCGCCGGTCACAGCGGCTTCCGCGGCGACGGCCTCCTGA
- a CDS encoding 3-deoxy-D-manno-octulosonic acid transferase, with amino-acid sequence MEPVWHWIYNLLFTLGFILSAPWYFFKLWRRGNWRRGFGQRFARYGGHVRHAVTNRQVLWLHAVSVGEVNLCTQLIRALEPRLPNVKIVVSTTTTTGMGELEKRLPSHILKVYYPIDFPKYVRKAIAVLHPVAVVLVEAEIWPNFLTRLRRLNIPVFLVNARLSARSYRGYRLLSGIFRPLFAGFAGVGCQNEADAEKLRRLGCRPEAVHVVGNLKFDAAQLEERKVLDVPAMLRQLGVPPRAKIWVAGSTHPGEEKLVTGVYLRLRQRFPELFLIVVPRHFERAKEAMEDMVAAGARVFFRNQITASTQLAPGAVDCLLVNTTGELRHFYAHADVVFVGKSLAAEGGQNPLEPAALARPVIFGPNMQNFEAVARLLVSRGGALQVANAEELEAAVAGLLSDETRRQEVGRQAYRVVQENLGAVERTVEMILAQLRSREDIYIAGPPVVSAETSKT; translated from the coding sequence ATGGAGCCAGTGTGGCATTGGATTTATAACCTGTTGTTTACACTGGGCTTCATCCTTAGTGCGCCCTGGTATTTTTTCAAATTGTGGAGGCGGGGAAATTGGAGGCGGGGATTTGGCCAGCGGTTTGCCCGGTACGGCGGCCACGTGCGCCACGCTGTGACCAATCGCCAGGTTCTGTGGTTGCACGCGGTGAGCGTGGGGGAGGTCAACCTTTGTACGCAACTGATTCGCGCCCTGGAGCCGCGTCTGCCCAACGTCAAAATCGTGGTCTCCACCACCACCACCACCGGCATGGGCGAGCTGGAGAAACGGCTGCCCTCCCACATCCTCAAGGTCTATTACCCCATTGACTTTCCCAAATACGTGCGCAAGGCCATCGCCGTGCTGCATCCGGTGGCGGTGGTGTTGGTGGAAGCGGAAATCTGGCCCAATTTCCTGACCCGCCTCCGGCGTCTGAACATCCCGGTTTTCCTCGTCAACGCCCGGCTCTCCGCCCGCTCCTACCGTGGGTATCGCCTGCTGAGCGGCATCTTCCGGCCGCTGTTTGCGGGGTTCGCCGGCGTGGGCTGCCAGAATGAAGCCGACGCCGAGAAATTGCGCCGCCTGGGATGCCGTCCCGAAGCGGTGCATGTGGTGGGCAACTTGAAGTTTGATGCCGCCCAGTTGGAGGAGCGCAAGGTGCTGGACGTTCCCGCCATGCTGCGGCAGTTGGGCGTGCCCCCCCGCGCCAAAATCTGGGTGGCGGGCAGCACGCATCCCGGCGAGGAAAAACTCGTGACCGGGGTGTATCTGCGCCTGCGGCAACGGTTCCCTGAGCTGTTCCTGATTGTGGTGCCCCGGCATTTTGAGCGGGCGAAGGAGGCGATGGAGGACATGGTGGCGGCGGGGGCGCGGGTATTTTTTCGCAACCAGATCACCGCCAGCACTCAGTTGGCGCCGGGTGCGGTGGATTGCCTGCTGGTAAACACCACAGGCGAGCTGCGCCATTTCTATGCGCATGCCGACGTGGTGTTTGTGGGTAAAAGCCTCGCCGCCGAGGGCGGACAAAATCCGCTGGAGCCGGCGGCGCTGGCACGGCCGGTGATATTTGGCCCCAACATGCAGAACTTTGAAGCTGTGGCGCGACTGCTGGTCAGCCGGGGCGGCGCGCTGCAGGTCGCCAACGCGGAAGAACTGGAAGCCGCAGTGGCCGGCCTGCTCAGCGACGAGACGCGACGTCAGGAGGTGGGGCGGCAGGCCTATCGCGTGGTGCAGGAAAATCTGGGCGCGGTGGAGCGCACTGTCGAAATGATTTTGGCGCAACTGCGCTCCCGCGAGGACATTTACATCGCCGGTCCGCCCGTGGTATCGGCAGAGACCAGCAAAACGTAG
- the tsf gene encoding translation elongation factor Ts, with translation MAEITAALVAQLRAMTNVGMMDCKKALLETNGDLKAAVEYLRKKGIAGAAKMEGREAREGVIAQYIAPGARVGVLIEVNCITDFVARNESFIKFAEECARKLAADPNVDLEPDRLAIFNAIREKIAIARHARIEVSGHGMVAAYIHTGGKLGVLVEVGAEKEATVGTEQFRELVKDITLQIAAGHPYVVSREQAPADVVAKEREIAAEQAKGKPPQAIEKIVAGKLEKFYQGYCLVDQGFVKRNGEISVGKYIEEVAKKLDDRITVRRFVRFQVGETTA, from the coding sequence ATGGCTGAGATTACTGCTGCCCTGGTCGCTCAATTGCGGGCGATGACCAACGTGGGCATGATGGATTGCAAGAAGGCGCTGTTGGAAACCAACGGTGATTTGAAGGCGGCGGTGGAATACCTCCGCAAGAAGGGCATTGCCGGCGCGGCCAAGATGGAAGGCCGCGAGGCGCGCGAGGGGGTGATCGCGCAATACATCGCCCCGGGTGCCCGGGTGGGCGTGCTCATCGAGGTCAATTGCATTACCGACTTCGTCGCGCGCAACGAAAGCTTCATCAAGTTTGCCGAGGAATGCGCCCGAAAACTGGCGGCGGATCCCAACGTGGACCTGGAGCCGGACCGGCTGGCCATTTTCAATGCGATTCGTGAGAAAATCGCCATTGCCCGGCATGCGCGCATTGAGGTTAGCGGCCACGGCATGGTGGCGGCCTACATCCACACCGGCGGCAAGCTGGGCGTGCTGGTGGAGGTGGGGGCGGAAAAGGAAGCCACGGTGGGCACGGAGCAGTTCCGCGAACTGGTGAAGGACATCACCCTGCAGATCGCGGCCGGGCATCCGTATGTGGTGTCGCGGGAGCAGGCGCCGGCCGACGTGGTGGCCAAGGAGCGCGAAATTGCCGCCGAGCAGGCCAAGGGGAAACCCCCGCAAGCCATCGAGAAGATTGTGGCGGGCAAGCTCGAGAAGTTCTATCAGGGCTATTGCCTGGTGGATCAGGGCTTCGTCAAGCGCAACGGCGAAATCAGCGTGGGCAAGTACATCGAAGAAGTGGCGAAAAAGCTCGATGACCGCATCACTGTACGCCGTTTCGTTCGCTTCCAGGTGGGTGAGACCACGGCCTAA